In Risungbinella massiliensis, a single window of DNA contains:
- a CDS encoding YIP1 family protein yields the protein MTVKQNKLDQFFLKMGVQKEKPTIWKLMILFSLLYTIFYGIDVFWQDSHQIYDPVNTSPGNEFLNTETGQPYRTKANILATSVSLLMIPAFAFIGAFFSWVLVQFFQATTTFRKMYHLHIVCSAILIISALAELIYHFFDPTAESIPFQLGYYISSNGTWLGGALQAIDLFEILYFILLAFGLKLITQLNWGRASCISIFIFAVVYFFHFARFALGNLY from the coding sequence ATGACAGTGAAACAAAACAAACTAGATCAATTCTTTCTCAAAATGGGGGTACAGAAAGAGAAACCGACGATCTGGAAACTAATGATTCTATTCTCCCTGCTCTATACTATTTTTTATGGGATCGACGTCTTTTGGCAAGATAGTCATCAAATCTATGATCCTGTTAATACCTCGCCAGGTAACGAGTTTTTAAATACCGAAACAGGCCAACCTTATCGTACCAAAGCCAATATATTAGCAACTTCCGTAAGTCTCTTGATGATCCCGGCTTTTGCTTTTATAGGAGCTTTTTTCTCTTGGGTATTAGTTCAGTTCTTTCAAGCTACAACTACGTTCCGAAAAATGTACCATCTACATATCGTTTGTAGCGCCATTTTGATTATCAGTGCGCTAGCAGAGTTGATCTACCATTTTTTCGACCCTACAGCAGAATCAATACCGTTTCAATTAGGTTATTACATCTCATCTAATGGAACTTGGCTCGGAGGTGCTCTGCAAGCAATTGATCTGTTCGAGATCCTGTACTTTATCCTCTTAGCATTTGGTCTAAAACTGATTACACAGCTAAATTGGGGACGAGCCAGTTGTATCAGTATCTTTATTTTCGCAGTCGTCTATTTCTTTCATTTTGCCCGATTTGCACTAGGGAATCTTTACTAA
- a CDS encoding HAMP domain-containing sensor histidine kinase — MIRWFEYMERIIRSSLQIQLFFLFILGLYFINSAHHPGSSFIILIIFLGVLFSLVQAKTRQLREMTKAAKQIAKGDLTFRVQANSLDEVGQLAEQINIMAAQLQQKIEAERQNEQMKNDLITNISHDLRTPLTSIIGYLHLLQEQATELSEENKKHLAVVYQKSKHLQELIENLFEFTKYTHHDVVLQHELMEMNHFIAQLVDESYPILVEENCQLIEHYHPTPCYMMADPSMIVRLLENLIQNAVRYSDSPKKVTIRVWQETEHVLISFRNPAKKVTPEQATQLFERFYRLDTSRSSKGSGIGLAIVKSITDLHQGKISAKVESGDILFTISFPSVTSGTSPSVG, encoded by the coding sequence ATGATTCGCTGGTTTGAATATATGGAGCGGATTATTCGTAGTAGTCTCCAGATTCAACTATTCTTTCTTTTTATACTAGGTCTCTACTTTATTAACTCTGCTCACCACCCTGGTAGTAGCTTCATCATTCTCATAATCTTTTTAGGGGTACTCTTTTCTCTTGTCCAGGCCAAAACAAGACAACTTCGCGAAATGACCAAGGCAGCGAAACAGATCGCCAAAGGGGACCTTACTTTTCGTGTTCAGGCAAATAGTCTAGATGAAGTAGGACAGTTAGCCGAGCAAATCAATATCATGGCGGCTCAATTACAACAAAAGATCGAGGCAGAGCGACAGAACGAGCAGATGAAGAATGATCTCATCACCAACATCTCGCACGATCTGCGGACCCCTCTCACCTCGATCATCGGCTATTTACATCTATTACAAGAACAAGCAACAGAGCTATCGGAAGAAAACAAAAAACATCTTGCAGTCGTTTACCAAAAATCTAAACATCTCCAAGAGTTAATCGAAAATCTGTTTGAATTTACCAAATACACACATCATGATGTTGTACTGCAACATGAATTGATGGAGATGAATCATTTTATAGCACAATTAGTAGATGAATCTTATCCAATACTTGTAGAGGAAAACTGCCAACTAATAGAACACTACCACCCTACACCTTGCTATATGATGGCAGATCCATCCATGATTGTTCGTTTATTGGAAAACCTCATACAAAACGCTGTTCGCTATAGTGATTCCCCCAAAAAAGTTACCATTCGAGTTTGGCAAGAAACAGAGCACGTCTTGATCTCATTTCGAAACCCAGCAAAAAAAGTAACGCCAGAACAAGCCACACAGTTATTTGAACGATTCTATCGTTTGGACACTTCTCGCTCCAGTAAAGGGTCGGGAATTGGGCTCGCCATTGTAAAAAGTATTACCGACCTCCACCAAGGTAAAATATCCGCAAAGGTAGAAAGTGGAGACATCCTTTTCACCATCTCTTTCCCTTCTGTTACATCTGGGACGTCTCCCTCTGTTGGATGA
- a CDS encoding quinone-dependent dihydroorotate dehydrogenase, whose translation MPYSSLKKWIFRLDPEKAHHLTIQSLKWMQSQKIMRDLFTKQTKTLDERLRVQLFGIDFANPVGLAAGFDKHANVYSGLASLGFGFIEVGTITPRPQAGNPQPRLFRSPADDAVINRMGFNNDGVAAAKKSFHSLPRPDVPIGINLGKNKDTPNEEASKDYLIGLRELYLEGDYFVINISSPNTQGLRDLQEESALKELLDSIVSQRESLVKETGRKRPLFVKLAPDLSDDQLGAAVETILAAGIDGIVATNTTLGRDGLTDPNVAAEAGGLSGKPVRDKSTEIIRKIYQITRGRIPIIGVGGIFTGKDAWDKIRAGADLVQVYTGMIYRGPYIAKYVNEELTKLLDQHQISSIRELVGSDVT comes from the coding sequence ATGCCTTACTCTTCCCTAAAAAAATGGATCTTTCGACTAGATCCTGAAAAAGCTCACCATCTTACCATTCAATCCTTAAAATGGATGCAATCTCAAAAAATCATGCGTGATCTTTTCACTAAGCAAACAAAAACTCTAGACGAAAGACTACGAGTACAACTTTTTGGTATCGACTTCGCCAATCCAGTAGGACTCGCAGCTGGTTTTGACAAACATGCCAATGTTTATTCAGGGCTTGCCTCTCTAGGATTTGGTTTTATTGAGGTTGGTACCATAACACCACGCCCACAAGCAGGGAATCCCCAACCACGATTGTTCCGTTCCCCAGCAGATGATGCCGTCATTAATCGTATGGGTTTCAATAACGATGGGGTTGCGGCGGCAAAGAAATCATTTCATAGCCTACCAAGACCCGATGTACCAATCGGAATCAATCTAGGAAAAAATAAAGATACACCGAATGAAGAAGCAAGTAAAGACTACTTGATTGGTTTACGTGAACTCTATTTAGAGGGAGATTATTTTGTTATCAATATTAGCTCTCCCAATACACAAGGATTGCGAGATCTCCAAGAAGAATCTGCACTAAAAGAGCTTTTGGACTCTATTGTATCGCAGAGAGAGAGCCTCGTAAAAGAGACTGGTCGTAAACGTCCTTTGTTCGTCAAACTAGCACCAGATCTCTCAGATGATCAATTAGGAGCAGCGGTCGAGACGATCCTAGCTGCTGGAATAGATGGGATTGTAGCAACCAACACCACGCTTGGACGAGATGGACTCACCGATCCTAATGTAGCTGCAGAAGCAGGTGGTCTCAGTGGAAAGCCAGTTCGAGATAAATCGACAGAAATAATCCGCAAGATTTACCAGATCACTCGAGGTCGTATACCCATTATCGGAGTGGGCGGAATCTTTACTGGAAAAGATGCATGGGACAAAATTCGTGCTGGTGCGGACCTCGTACAAGTATATACTGGTATGATCTATCGTGGACCGTACATTGCGAAATATGTAAATGAAGAGTTGACCAAACTGCTTGACCAACATCAAATCTCATCTATTCGGGAGTTAGTAGGATCAGATGTAACATAA
- a CDS encoding response regulator transcription factor, whose protein sequence is MTNNTTILLVDDEVEIRQLVAIYLQNEGYRLLEASNGVEALEWVQKEEIDLVVLDLMMPLKDGITTCQEIRQTHTMPIIMLTAKTEEIHKIQGLSIGADDYITKPFHPLELVARIKSQLRRYQTYGTKPGNLSELVLGELTVYLDQHEVYRGQQKIDLSPKEFAILTLLAENPGKVYSLEKIYEKVWKEDFIPSYNTVMVHIRKLREKIEPDPKKPIYIQTVWGVGYKLGITPPKRS, encoded by the coding sequence TTGACAAATAACACCACTATATTATTGGTTGATGACGAGGTCGAGATTCGACAGTTAGTCGCAATCTATCTACAAAATGAAGGGTATCGGCTCTTAGAAGCATCCAATGGGGTAGAAGCGTTGGAATGGGTGCAAAAAGAGGAGATTGATCTAGTGGTATTAGATTTGATGATGCCTCTCAAAGATGGGATTACCACCTGTCAAGAAATCCGGCAAACCCATACCATGCCAATCATTATGCTAACTGCTAAAACAGAAGAAATCCACAAAATCCAAGGACTGTCAATTGGAGCAGATGATTATATTACGAAGCCCTTTCATCCTTTAGAGCTAGTAGCTAGGATAAAATCCCAGCTTCGCCGTTATCAAACATATGGCACCAAACCAGGGAATCTCTCCGAGTTGGTACTCGGCGAATTAACTGTTTATCTCGATCAACATGAAGTGTATAGAGGGCAACAGAAAATCGATCTGTCTCCTAAAGAGTTTGCCATTTTGACTTTATTAGCAGAAAACCCCGGAAAAGTTTATAGCTTAGAAAAAATCTATGAAAAAGTTTGGAAAGAGGACTTTATACCTTCTTATAACACTGTAATGGTTCACATACGAAAACTGCGCGAAAAAATCGAACCTGATCCTAAAAAACCAATCTATATCCAAACAGTATGGGGTGTTGGATATAAGCTAGGAATCACCCCCCCTAAAAGGAGCTGA
- a CDS encoding efflux RND transporter permease subunit, with protein MSWLTRFSLRNIAAILILVLLVVGGGIYSSTQLKMEAMPDIDFPVLVAITPYPGASPQDIDQKVTQPVEKALKGLKNVQKTNSISAENTSVVVVQYDFDVDLEKAQQEMKEALEGLNLPEQVLKPTINAYGFNTLPALQYVVTSSKKNVAELERQIQDQMKGELESVDGVGQVQVKGEGTKPIFVRLNPDKLKKKNLTYQQVQQALQTANISYPVGSLNQSQTNLPVRVEQKIRNIEDLRNYELVIYPSQTAGLEDAFTQIGDGFEGMGNAIGSLSKAMGTLGQGLGTVGQGVGLLQAQVQILQLAQVTQAGLLADQIALNDAMAKLQGLEEGDPDFANLTQKVKGLQASIQQKSETIKNLNSQLAALQKKLPKPSANSSSKMPSGSSKSMSSSKPKVKDAEIETVKLIDVADVEESAEDQSIITRTNGEPSVKMEIIKDPDANIVQMAELVQAKVKDLQKRNPDLKIETLLDQSISVKASIETMVKEGLLGALFAAIIILIFLRNLRMTLISIVSIPVSLFITLIVLKQADISLNMMTLGGLAVAIGRVVDDSIVVIENIYRHLMKTPQRDVSIIQLATKEVGAAITSSTLTTVAVFLPLGMVDGVVGEVFMPFAITVTTALISSLLVAVTIVPVLAKLFLLKGKKLKADHTRSRTAGWYRKALTWSLDHKAIVLIVSSVLLVASLFLIPLVGVSFIPSEKEKAATVNIKLPSGSDLVKTNELATRIENELKKYPEIETISSTIGGSRDQIGFDGSVGSTNKASIFLNIKDTTEIDSFLATLRQKLASFQKEGEVNVEEVSGLGVSSSQTQIIVHGPSLEVMKQTADELTTKLQTVKGITNVANNLSAQKDLVTVTVKDDLAAKYGLSAAQVASTVRNLLEADKVFEIEQGVQTQEVRLGLQKENAKSVEELKKLEISTPLGETVQLGDLTEVKIEKGPVTIQKEDSQLYVDISGDITEKDTSAVSTEVKKVIDSIKLPEGVSVTIGGTSQEINKSFSQLGVAMVVAVAAVYLVMIISFGEATAPFTILFSLPFAVIGGLVGLWISGQTISVSSMIGALMLIGIVVTNAIVLIDRVLQQRERGFSVREALLEAAGTRLRPILMTALATICALLPLGLGFGGEGTLISQGLAVVVIGGLASSTLLTLFIVPIIYMILARMQDRMAGKKGRSLNI; from the coding sequence TTGAGCTGGTTGACTCGATTCTCACTACGAAACATAGCTGCTATCCTAATTCTTGTTTTGTTGGTAGTAGGGGGAGGAATCTATTCCTCTACTCAATTGAAGATGGAAGCGATGCCAGATATTGATTTTCCGGTATTAGTAGCAATCACACCGTACCCAGGTGCATCACCGCAAGATATTGACCAAAAGGTCACTCAGCCGGTAGAAAAAGCACTTAAAGGGCTAAAGAATGTACAAAAGACCAACTCCATCTCAGCCGAAAATACTTCTGTTGTGGTGGTGCAATATGATTTTGATGTAGATCTTGAAAAAGCACAACAAGAGATGAAAGAAGCCCTCGAAGGTCTGAATCTTCCAGAGCAAGTACTGAAACCAACGATTAATGCTTATGGTTTTAATACTCTTCCTGCCCTTCAGTATGTCGTAACTAGTTCCAAGAAAAATGTAGCGGAGTTAGAGAGACAAATCCAAGATCAGATGAAAGGGGAACTAGAATCAGTCGACGGAGTAGGTCAAGTTCAAGTGAAAGGGGAAGGAACGAAGCCGATCTTTGTCCGACTTAATCCTGATAAGTTAAAAAAGAAAAACTTAACATATCAACAAGTTCAACAAGCTTTGCAAACTGCCAATATATCATATCCAGTAGGGAGCTTGAATCAAAGTCAAACTAACCTGCCAGTACGAGTAGAGCAAAAAATACGGAATATCGAAGATCTACGTAATTATGAGTTAGTCATATATCCAAGTCAAACGGCTGGACTAGAAGATGCCTTTACTCAGATTGGCGATGGATTTGAGGGGATGGGTAATGCCATTGGTAGTCTGAGTAAAGCGATGGGAACACTTGGCCAGGGGCTTGGTACAGTAGGACAAGGTGTTGGTCTCTTACAAGCTCAAGTTCAAATTTTACAACTAGCTCAAGTAACCCAAGCTGGTCTTTTAGCAGATCAGATTGCATTAAATGACGCAATGGCAAAGCTTCAAGGTTTGGAAGAAGGAGATCCTGATTTTGCTAACCTAACTCAAAAGGTGAAGGGACTTCAGGCATCCATTCAACAAAAATCGGAAACCATCAAAAATTTAAATAGCCAACTTGCTGCACTACAGAAGAAGTTACCAAAGCCATCTGCTAATTCTTCTTCCAAGATGCCATCAGGAAGTAGTAAAAGTATGAGTTCCTCTAAACCAAAGGTGAAAGATGCAGAGATCGAGACAGTCAAACTGATCGATGTGGCAGATGTTGAGGAATCTGCAGAAGATCAGTCGATCATCACTCGTACCAATGGGGAACCATCCGTCAAGATGGAGATAATCAAAGATCCAGATGCGAATATTGTACAAATGGCTGAATTGGTACAAGCAAAAGTAAAGGATCTGCAAAAGCGTAATCCGGATCTAAAAATCGAAACGTTACTAGATCAATCGATTTCAGTAAAAGCATCTATCGAAACGATGGTAAAAGAAGGATTATTAGGTGCTTTGTTCGCAGCGATTATCATCTTGATTTTCCTACGGAACTTGCGGATGACATTGATCTCGATCGTTTCCATTCCTGTTTCACTCTTTATTACCTTGATTGTCTTAAAACAAGCGGATATTTCTTTAAATATGATGACTTTGGGTGGTCTAGCAGTTGCGATTGGACGTGTTGTTGATGATAGTATCGTAGTCATCGAAAATATATATCGCCACTTGATGAAAACTCCCCAACGCGATGTCTCGATTATTCAATTAGCAACCAAAGAAGTAGGTGCTGCGATCACCTCCTCTACATTGACTACGGTGGCCGTATTCTTGCCACTTGGAATGGTGGATGGAGTAGTCGGAGAAGTATTTATGCCGTTTGCCATTACTGTAACGACAGCGTTGATTAGCTCTTTACTTGTTGCAGTCACCATCGTCCCAGTATTGGCAAAGTTATTCCTTTTAAAGGGGAAGAAGCTCAAAGCAGATCATACCCGTAGTCGAACTGCAGGGTGGTATCGCAAAGCCTTGACTTGGTCACTGGATCATAAAGCGATCGTGTTAATTGTCTCTTCCGTACTCTTAGTAGCAAGCCTCTTCCTCATTCCGCTAGTGGGAGTAAGTTTCATCCCATCAGAGAAGGAAAAAGCAGCAACGGTAAATATTAAACTTCCATCGGGAAGTGACTTGGTCAAAACCAATGAGTTAGCTACTCGAATAGAAAATGAATTGAAAAAGTATCCAGAAATTGAGACGATCTCTAGTACAATTGGAGGCTCTCGGGACCAAATTGGCTTTGATGGATCTGTTGGAAGTACCAATAAAGCCTCTATTTTCCTCAACATTAAAGATACAACAGAGATCGATTCATTCTTAGCGACGCTTCGACAAAAACTAGCTTCTTTCCAAAAAGAGGGCGAAGTAAATGTAGAAGAAGTGAGTGGGCTAGGAGTTTCTTCAAGTCAAACTCAGATTATCGTTCATGGTCCTTCATTAGAGGTGATGAAGCAGACAGCAGACGAGCTGACTACCAAACTACAAACAGTCAAAGGGATTACCAATGTAGCGAATAATCTCAGTGCACAAAAAGACCTCGTCACTGTTACTGTGAAAGACGATCTAGCGGCTAAGTATGGGCTATCTGCTGCTCAAGTAGCTAGTACTGTGCGTAATCTACTAGAAGCAGATAAGGTTTTTGAAATAGAGCAAGGTGTACAAACGCAGGAAGTACGACTAGGACTTCAAAAAGAGAATGCTAAATCAGTAGAAGAGCTAAAGAAACTAGAAATTAGCACCCCGCTTGGCGAAACAGTACAATTAGGTGATTTAACCGAAGTGAAAATTGAAAAAGGACCAGTCACCATTCAAAAAGAAGATTCCCAGTTGTATGTGGATATTTCAGGAGATATTACCGAAAAAGATACAAGTGCTGTATCCACGGAGGTAAAGAAAGTAATCGATTCAATAAAATTACCAGAAGGAGTCTCTGTCACGATCGGAGGCACTTCGCAAGAGATCAACAAGAGCTTTAGTCAATTAGGAGTTGCGATGGTAGTAGCGGTTGCCGCAGTCTACCTTGTTATGATTATTTCCTTTGGGGAAGCAACTGCACCATTTACGATCCTCTTTTCGCTCCCGTTTGCGGTAATTGGTGGTCTAGTAGGGTTGTGGATATCAGGTCAAACGATTAGTGTATCCTCCATGATTGGTGCATTGATGTTAATTGGAATTGTGGTTACGAACGCGATTGTTTTAATCGACCGGGTACTACAACAACGTGAACGTGGTTTCTCCGTTCGCGAAGCATTACTAGAAGCAGCAGGTACTCGTCTTCGCCCGATCCTAATGACGGCATTAGCGACGATTTGTGCGCTCCTTCCACTTGGATTAGGATTTGGTGGAGAAGGAACGTTAATCTCACAAGGATTAGCAGTAGTGGTAATCGGCGGACTTGCTTCGTCTACGTTATTGACACTATTCATTGTTCCGATCATCTATATGATCCTTGCTCGGATGCAAGATAGAATGGCTGGAAAGAAAGGTCGATCACTCAATATATAA
- a CDS encoding DedA family protein: MLDLLQQWVGEYGYFALFFLLWLGIVGLPIPDEGIVLSGGAIAGLGILHPIPSFIFTYLGVVSGLSIGYVLGRFLQRYSERIQKGKEGYLTKAQTLVDRYGTWGLSISYLFPVVRHLVPYLVGAGNMPFRTYAAFSYTAGFIWTLLFFGLGYFLGEQSERWTQWIASYGTEIGLGVVAIVLTFLAMKYRFRRSVKGERELDK, from the coding sequence ATGCTAGACCTTTTGCAACAGTGGGTAGGTGAGTATGGTTACTTTGCACTCTTTTTTCTATTATGGCTAGGAATTGTGGGGCTTCCGATTCCAGATGAAGGGATTGTACTAAGTGGTGGAGCCATTGCTGGTTTAGGGATTCTCCATCCCATTCCCTCTTTCATTTTCACTTATTTAGGTGTAGTCTCTGGTCTCTCCATTGGTTATGTATTAGGGAGATTTCTTCAACGGTATTCCGAGCGAATCCAAAAGGGAAAAGAAGGCTATTTGACAAAAGCGCAAACTCTCGTAGACCGCTATGGAACTTGGGGTTTGTCAATCAGTTATCTTTTTCCTGTCGTGCGACATCTTGTTCCTTATCTAGTCGGGGCGGGCAATATGCCATTTCGCACCTATGCCGCCTTTTCTTATACGGCCGGTTTCATTTGGACTTTGCTCTTCTTTGGGCTTGGTTATTTTTTGGGAGAGCAGAGCGAACGCTGGACTCAGTGGATCGCTTCTTATGGTACCGAAATTGGACTTGGCGTAGTGGCAATCGTGCTGACTTTCCTAGCAATGAAGTATCGCTTTAGAAGGTCAGTGAAAGGAGAACGGGAACTTGACAAATAA
- a CDS encoding acyltransferase, with translation MRRTERYQVNGSNSLWQLYQTVSFWKVLRNVLVAWIARYVPVFSWKNALYRQFLGMEIGEKTAFAFYVMVDLLFPEKIRVGKNSIIGYNTTILTHEYLIDEYRVGEVVIGDEVMIGANTTILPGIRIGDRAVIGAGSVVTKDVPAGAFVAGNPIQVIQQRETSQM, from the coding sequence ATGAGACGGACAGAACGCTATCAAGTAAATGGTAGTAATTCTCTATGGCAACTTTACCAAACAGTATCCTTTTGGAAAGTACTTCGAAATGTATTGGTTGCTTGGATTGCGCGATATGTTCCTGTCTTCTCTTGGAAAAATGCTCTTTATCGTCAATTTTTGGGAATGGAAATCGGAGAGAAGACTGCATTTGCTTTTTATGTAATGGTAGATTTGTTATTTCCCGAGAAGATTCGAGTAGGAAAGAACAGTATTATTGGCTACAACACGACGATTTTGACGCATGAATATCTAATAGATGAATATCGAGTAGGGGAGGTTGTGATAGGAGACGAGGTAATGATCGGAGCCAATACAACGATCCTACCGGGTATTCGGATTGGAGATCGTGCCGTGATAGGTGCGGGCTCTGTGGTAACCAAGGATGTACCAGCTGGAGCATTTGTAGCTGGTAATCCTATTCAGGTCATCCAACAGAGGGAGACGTCCCAGATGTAA
- a CDS encoding type 1 glutamine amidotransferase family protein: protein MISIITMPGSNTEPIVKQLEQQEIPYQMIASGEEIQQTHVLVLPGGLSYIQMMEQLQQLDFTKRLQNWSRIGLPLFAVGTGAKVLLRSYEAGSYYQGLNLISGKVVEENRLDLEQSYWIQLDQPHPLLQGCREEQVILSDLEVGILGNREDSLGVLQAYPNISLILSRARTMGFLADWSANHSLVQQLFQNFLSYYHPDRKK, encoded by the coding sequence ATGATCTCGATCATCACCATGCCAGGCAGTAACACAGAACCTATCGTAAAGCAGCTAGAGCAGCAAGAAATACCTTATCAAATGATAGCTAGTGGAGAAGAGATTCAACAGACACATGTATTAGTTCTGCCAGGTGGCCTTTCCTATATACAGATGATGGAACAACTCCAACAATTGGATTTTACGAAACGATTGCAAAATTGGAGTCGAATCGGTCTTCCTCTGTTTGCGGTAGGCACAGGAGCAAAGGTTCTGCTACGTAGCTACGAGGCAGGAAGCTATTACCAAGGACTTAATCTGATCTCAGGTAAAGTGGTAGAAGAGAATAGACTTGATCTAGAGCAGTCTTATTGGATCCAACTAGATCAACCACATCCTTTATTGCAAGGATGTAGAGAAGAACAAGTTATATTGTCTGATCTAGAAGTAGGAATCTTAGGCAACCGAGAGGATTCCTTAGGGGTTTTGCAGGCATATCCTAACATCTCACTGATTCTCTCTAGAGCTAGAACCATGGGTTTTTTAGCTGATTGGAGTGCCAATCATTCATTAGTACAACAACTTTTCCAGAACTTTCTTTCTTATTATCATCCAGATCGAAAAAAATAA
- a CDS encoding non-canonical purine NTP pyrophosphatase, with the protein MELTFVTSNRAKWLEAKEILGAWGIDLKLGKYPMWEPDHGSVDEIANEKLKQVIELEENVMVDDAGIFFEAYPMFPGVLSKRVFQLLGYKGIQKLLVNESRKAWFEGAIAVSFQGQQNTFIGRTVGTIGHFDPDLLSDFLDHPYPYDPIFIPEGKETVLEELDHEQKLACSYRRKALVQMAEWILRSDKR; encoded by the coding sequence ATGGAACTTACATTTGTTACGAGTAATCGAGCAAAATGGTTAGAAGCAAAAGAAATACTAGGGGCATGGGGAATAGATTTGAAATTAGGAAAATATCCCATGTGGGAGCCGGATCATGGTTCAGTGGATGAAATTGCGAACGAAAAATTAAAGCAAGTAATAGAGTTAGAAGAAAATGTGATGGTGGATGATGCAGGGATCTTTTTTGAAGCTTATCCAATGTTTCCAGGTGTATTATCCAAGAGAGTTTTTCAGCTACTCGGCTACAAAGGGATTCAAAAACTTTTGGTGAATGAATCGAGAAAAGCCTGGTTTGAAGGTGCGATTGCCGTCTCTTTTCAGGGACAACAAAATACCTTTATTGGGAGAACAGTGGGTACAATTGGACATTTTGATCCGGATTTGTTATCAGACTTTCTAGATCATCCTTATCCGTACGATCCTATCTTTATCCCAGAGGGAAAAGAAACGGTATTGGAAGAACTAGATCACGAACAAAAACTCGCTTGTTCTTATCGCCGAAAAGCGTTGGTACAGATGGCTGAGTGGATCTTAAGGAGTGACAAAAGATGA
- a CDS encoding ribose-phosphate diphosphokinase, giving the protein MEQIKVFSGTSHPILAEQIASALHIELGKVQINRFKSGEIYVHYEESVRNCDIFLVQTFSHPINENIMELLIMADAAKRASARSITAVIPYFAYARQEKKDAPREPITGKMIADLLANVGIDRVITFDLHAPAIQGFFNIPVDHLTMIDSITEYLLQKGITNPVVVSPDAGRAKAAEKLATYLDAPFAIMMKKRPAHNAARVTHIIGEVEGRTPIIIEDMIDTGGTIVSVVEHLQAKGANPAYICATHPVFSANAVERLIHPAIQEVVVADTLPMDPISERFRVLSVASLLAEAIKINITGGSISTLFRAGM; this is encoded by the coding sequence ATGGAACAGATCAAAGTTTTCTCGGGTACTTCACATCCTATTTTGGCAGAACAAATTGCAAGCGCTTTACATATAGAACTGGGTAAGGTTCAGATTAATCGATTCAAATCAGGTGAGATCTATGTGCATTATGAAGAATCGGTACGTAATTGCGATATTTTCTTGGTACAAACTTTTTCTCATCCGATTAATGAGAACATCATGGAGCTTCTGATCATGGCTGATGCGGCAAAACGTGCTTCCGCTCGCAGTATTACTGCTGTAATACCGTATTTTGCATACGCACGCCAAGAAAAGAAAGATGCCCCACGGGAACCGATTACGGGGAAAATGATTGCTGATTTATTAGCGAATGTAGGGATTGACCGGGTTATCACATTTGATCTGCACGCTCCAGCGATTCAAGGATTCTTCAACATTCCAGTAGATCACCTAACGATGATCGACTCTATCACGGAATATCTTCTGCAAAAGGGAATTACAAATCCCGTTGTTGTTTCTCCAGATGCTGGACGTGCTAAAGCTGCGGAAAAGCTAGCAACCTATCTCGATGCTCCCTTTGCGATCATGATGAAGAAGAGACCAGCTCACAATGCTGCTCGTGTTACCCATATCATTGGGGAAGTAGAGGGAAGAACTCCGATTATCATTGAAGATATGATTGATACGGGTGGAACGATAGTAAGTGTTGTAGAACATCTTCAAGCAAAAGGAGCGAATCCTGCGTATATCTGTGCAACTCATCCAGTGTTCTCCGCTAATGCAGTCGAGCGACTTATTCACCCAGCGATTCAAGAGGTTGTAGTAGCGGATACGTTACCAATGGATCCTATCTCAGAACGTTTTCGAGTTCTTTCCGTAGCATCCCTTTTAGCGGAAGCGATCAAAATTAATATTACAGGAGGATCTATAAGCACCCTATTTCGCGCTGGTATGTAA